A genome region from Columba livia isolate bColLiv1 breed racing homer chromosome 2, bColLiv1.pat.W.v2, whole genome shotgun sequence includes the following:
- the POLR2K gene encoding DNA-directed RNA polymerases I, II, and III subunit RPABC4 — protein MDSQKDVQPPKQQPMIYICGECHTENEIKARDPIRCRECGYRIMYKKRTKRLVVFDAR, from the exons ATGGATTCACAGAAGGATGTTCAGCCTCCAAAGCAGCAGCCAATGATTTACATTTGTGGAG AATGtcatacagaaaatgaaataaaggcaAGAGATCCTATCAGATGCAGAGAATGTGGCTACAGAATAATGTACAAGAAAAGGACAAAGAGAT TGGTGGTTTTTGATGCTCGGTGA